TGGTCCTGTCGGACAATAAATACACGGTGATACATCAACGTAAAACACTGCAATATTCTCAAATCTTCTAGAATGCTAACCTTGGCTCTCCTGGTTGTCATTAGGCACCTGACTCTAGACCACGTTACTGGTTCATGCTACCATCTATTTATAGCAAAGTCTGGTCTATTTGCAGTCCGAGGAAAATGTTTGGTCATGTCATGGTAGGATATTATTCTTCCAGAACTAGAAGTACCAGTATCagaatatttgagattcttcaaagaagccaccctttgccttgatgacagctttgcacacttttggcattctctcaaccagcttcatgaggtagtgacctggaatgcttttcaattaacaggtgtgccttgttaaaagttaaatttgtggaatttctttgcttcttaatgcgtttgagccaatcagttgtgttgtgacaaggtaggggtggtataaagaagatggtattttaccaaatagggctaagtccatattatggcaagaacagctcaaagaagcaaaaagaaacgacagtccattactttatgacatgaagatcagtcaatctggaaaatttcaagaacttttaaagtttctttaagtgcagtcgcaaaaaccatcaagctctatgataaaactggctctcatgagaaacGCCACAGgaaagaccaagagttacctctgctgcagaggataagttcattagagttaccagcccaaataaatgcttcagagttcaagtaacagacacatctcaacatcaactgttcagaggagaccacgtgaatcaggccttcatggttgaattgctgcaaagaaaccactactaaaaggacccccataagaagagacttgcttgggccaataaacaAGAGCAATGGAGATGAGACTgacggaaatctgtcctttggtctgaagagtacaaatttgagagttttggttccaaccttcgtgtctttctgagacgcagagtaggtgaatgaatGATCTccatatgtgtggttcccaccgtggagcatggaggtggtgtggtgtgatggtgctttgctggtgacactgtctgtgatttatttagaattcaagggacacttaaccagcatggctaccacagcattctgcagtgatacgccatcccatctggtttgcgcttagtgggactatcatttgtttttcaacaggacaatgacccaacacacatccaggctgtgtgagggttatttgaccaaggagagtgatgagtgctgcatcagatggcctggcctccacaatcacccgacctcaacccaattgagatggtttgggatgagttggaccccagagtgtaggaaaagcagcaaacaagagcacagcatgtgggaactccttcaagactgttggaaaagcatttcaggtgaagctggttgagagaatgccaagagtgtgcaaagctgtcatcaagtcaaagggaggctactttaaagaatctcaaatatatttagattttttaacacttttggttattacatgattcaatatgtgttgtttcatagttttgatgtcttcactatgattctacaatgtagaaaatagtaaatataaagaaaaaccctagaatgagtaggtgtgtccaaacttctgactggtactgtgtgtatgtgtatatacagttgaagttggaagtttacatacagttaggttggagtcattaaaactcgtttttcaaccactccacaaatgtattgtttacaaactatagttttggcaagtcggttaggattacgttcatctctaggagacagaacgcgtctcctttctgagcagtataacggctgcgtggttcgattacaggctcaaaatggccagaaacaaagactttccttctgaaaggccagcatcccggagtcgcctcttcactgttgacgttgagactggtgttttgcgggtactatttaatgaagttgccagttcCTCAAcgtgtgaggcatctgtttctcaaactagacactaatgtacttgtcctcttgctcagttgtgaaccggggcctcccactcctctttctattctggttagagccagtttgcgctgttttgtgaagagagtagtacacagcgttgtgcgAGATATTCAgtgtcttggcaatttctcacaaggaatagccttcatttctcagaacaagaatagactgacgagattcagaagaaagtgctttgtttctggccattttgagcctgtaatcgaacccacaaatgctgatactccatatactcaactagtctaaaaggaggccaattttattgcttctttaaatcaggacagttttcagctgtgctaacatacttgcaaaagggttttctaaagatcaattagccttttaaaatgataaacttggattagctaacaacgtgccattggaacacaggagtgatggttgctgataatgggcctctgtacgcccatggagatattccattaaaaaaataaaagccgtttccagctacaatagtcatttacaacattaatgtatacactgtatttctgatcaatttgaaaaataaaggacatttctaagtgaccccaaacttttgaacggtagtgtatattttaaatatatatatatatacaaatgtatggAATGCAGTAATCCCACAAGGGAAAGCAAAGGCTGAAGCTTTAGTAACCTAACGAGTTGCCACACACATATGATCTCACAACAGCTGAACACAACAAAAACACCACCATAGTactgaaagagcaagagggatgCAAGAGCGGTTATTCCAAATTGTGAAAGCAAACGAAGGCATGGGAACATTCTGGATCGTCTGGACACGCAAGCACAGGTGAGAAAGATAGGTATGGCAGTAGAGGGAGAAAAGATGGCAGTGAAAGAGACAGGAAAGAATGTCTTCGAAAATCAGAGAGGACGTAATTAGAAGACAAACATTAGGAAGAGGAAAAGGTCAAATGGGTACCAACTAGGAGCAGGATGAGAGCAGTAGGAAGAAAAATAAGGGAAATTATTGAAACACCACAGCGGAGGTAAAGACAGGGAAAAAGGAGAGGTGAAAAAGAAGCGGGGAGTCAGGGCTAACAAGGGTGAACAAGGGGGGGATGGTTGATTGGCTGAGGGATGGTACTGCTCGGCCAATCAGGGCCAAGGCTGTCCGGGGCGTGGGTTCAGGAGACTCACGGTAGGGCTTGTTCCTTCGCCCCACAGGGGGAGGGCACCAGTGAAATTCTTACAGGGCCTGTACGAATCACCTGTTTAGCAAAACCATTTAACAACAAAACACTCAGCCAAATACCACTCTCAGTCTCTCCACATTGGACCAGCTACAAGGAATTCAAATCAAAACCCCAGGAAAACATGCATTTCAGAGGGTGGACGTCAAACAGCAGATGAGGTATCAGACAGTCAAAAAGTCCAAGATCTAATTTGAAACGCAGTCACAGATGATATCCAACCGACAAGACAATAGAAATGGTCAGGAACGTTacagaacgttcagatagaaatatgatTCTCTGTCCTCAAGAATAGAGTCATATCAGCCCTATTCATTTCATTTCTACCTGCAAGTTATGTTCTGACAATTTTGCCTTACTGAATGCACCCCAGACGTGCCAGTACTAAATAACGTGAACTGAGGATTGGTTCTTACCTCGTCAGGAGAGGCATGGGAGCCATCCCAGGGGTGGGCTTGAACAGAGGCCTACAGAGCTCCTTCAGCTTGCTGGACATGTCAGTCAGTCTAGGGTGAAAAAGAGAACAGGCATTTAGATTCTCAATACTGTACCTCCAAATCTAGACTAATACAGCTTACTGCATTGCAAAACTGTGACCAAAACACTTGCATTTGTGGCCCTTCGACTTGGCAGTGCAACCTTTGGTTCACAATGTGCCTCTTTTTACTTTACTATTATGACTAATTCAAAAAGTAAATGTGAGATTGACCAAAAATAAACCAAATGAAAGGATCTGCCTGTCTCCATTTTGAGTGAGCAATAGGTGAGCCCTGCTTTGGTATAGCCCAATTGAGTCTGTTGTATTAGTGTTGCACTCACAAGTTACGAATGTTAGTTGTTTCCTTCTTCTCGTCGATTAGAGCTCGCTCTGCGGCGCGTGCAATCAcctagagagaaagaagagacatTTAAAATCTCCTGTTTTGGACTAAACTCACCTTACAAATGACTGGCCAAACAGAAGACTTTAAAAAAATGTCCTGATCCTAATGTATGTGCCATCGATGGGGGTTGAGAAAtgagacatttgttgtttctttaACAAATGGACTAATAAAGTCTGTATTGTACAAACCCAGTTCTCGTGAGATTTCTGCTCCTGCTCAATGATCTGAGCTTTGTAGAACTTCTCGGTCCATTTCAGCTCGTCCTGGATCTCCTTAACGCGCTGCCTACACACCTTGACCTCCTCCTCTAGGGCCTTGCCATCCATCTCCGTCAGCCGGTCTTCCTTGTTGGGGCGCTCAAACTCCTCCTTGGTCAGCTTCCTGTAAGGCGACACACAAATTAAATCAAACTATTTAAAGACCATTTGAAAACCTCAAACCTCACAGTAAAAGAATACAGTAAAAGAcaaggaaatgttttttttttacatgctgTGGAACCATGGAGAACAAACCCTACTATGGTATTAACACATGAACTGCACTGCTTCTGATTCCACTTACTGCTGCAAAGCGTTCTCCTTCTGCTGGTACATCTCTGTCATGATGTCATTCTTCTGCTGCAGGGTCTTGTACTGGTTCTCCAGGTGGTTCTTGTCACTTTTCACCAACAAGATGTCATGCTCCAGCTTCTGAAATTGCTCTGTGGTGAAAACAAGTTGATAGTGTTGAGAGAGAAAAGGCAGTGATGCATATCAAATTCTAGTTGCTGGGACATACCTTCCAGCTCTTTCCTGGACTTCTCTTCGTTCAGCAGCTTGGTCATGAAGCGATCGCGCTCTTCCTCCACAACAGACAGAGTGGTCTGGACCTGTGGAAAGTTCTTCCAACAGTTAGTGGAAGAGTTGACACACTTCTTGGTTCTGAGCACAAGTTTTACCTGCCTTCAGGTACACAGAAATCTGGGTCCGTTCAAGAAAGAACTCAGTCTTACCCGAGAGACATCCATCATTtgcttatggcggttttggatgaTGGTCTGCTTGTCTGAAACAAATAATTGTAAACACAGTGACACGTTTCAGGAAAGTAGGCGTATGTCGCGCGTcaatacttcacaggagaggcatttgaatgtataactatcaaaatgcgtttttgggGGCAAAATGCCTTCTGGTACGTGAACttccatgtgccttaataacaaacttgtatgccatccgtaaatacgaataaaaatgGTAAACTATGAGCAGAGTtagtttagccacggaaaaaggaaGGAACCTTCcctctagccatgattggctgagataatggatgagcTGGACGCGCCATGAAacgagttcggattggtctgccatgtagcacgcttctgtctataacatgagcttctCAGTATGTGTAAGTAACCCtttctaacgcagcttttttgaaagatgctCTCCACTTTTAGGAGacccaagttttgaaatcagtggactgtcctggtggaagcagagtatgatagctaaggagatggagaaaattctgtggtttgattgcaaatatgcagaggcaGTCAAAAATAGAACAcatagaaggctgttgtataaaacacctgtctccatgaatacatcttcaaactaagggaaaccattttcagatataagtttctaattttgtcagaaagtcagtTTTCTCATTGCAAAATAAAgcatattgttagctagctaacaatatgtgtgaacaatgctgaatgggtatagacaaagaagagctctccagtatgggttacaagtttatcaactttcaaagcagaattactttcccattgttcctcaactgtagtgtatgatataccattttgatgctccgagtctctactttaatccaatgtaaaaaaacacaatttcaaattttgctacataagaccaaatcacaTGACAGTATCCTAATCAGagaaggctggtgggaggagctatagaaggACTGGCTCACTATAAAGGCATAAATGGAACGGCGTCAAGCACACTGTTTCCATGTATTtggttccattccagccattacaaggagcccgtcctcctatagctcctcccaccagcctcctctgattagGACACCGTGTCAGGTGACTTACCGTTAGAGGCTACCCCGTTAGCAACAACTCCACCTTTCAGGTCATCGCAGGCCTCCAGGTCTCCTAGCAGGTCAGATAGAACCTGCCAGAGAGGTTGAGAACCACCAATTGATACATTACACTTTTCCCATGGAATCAGTCAAGAAGTATTTTTTTGGAACATAATACAGGTGACATGTTTCTTTGTCATCAGGGTGCATTTGAGAAGGTGTGAACAGGAATTGATGTGTGTAACAATATCGTAACGTGTAAAAAAAACTCAACAGTTGTGGTCCTTCTGAAGGAGGGAATCCTCCAGGTCTTTCTGGGACTTCTGGTAGACTTTGATCTGCTCGCTTGTCTCCCTGTGCTTCTCCTCCCACAACTTGGCAGCATGGTGCAGCTGTAACAAGGAAATTAGGTCATCAGGACGGTGCAATGCAGGCCCTGCATGGCCAATGAGTCCTACACAATGTCATGAGGCTTAAAGTGTGAATCGTTGTTCCATATTGGTACTCACCGAGAGGTTCTCCTCCTTCAGGGTGGCAATATCCTTCTCCAGAACCTGGACCTGGACAATCCGGGCATCTTCGCTGGAGCTTGGCTTCATCCATCAGAATGGTAGACTACAGATTCAATGATAAGGATAATGAAAAGGAAATAAACACTTTACATTTGATTGTTGCAATGTTAATAtatttgacatattttcattgggCCTGTTCACTTATATGACCTATACCTTCGACAGTGCATCCTGGGTCTTCTTCTTGCTGCGCTTCAACTTCTCAATGGTTTTGTCCATTTCGGACATCTATGGGCAAAGATAATGATAAGCATAATGACAACCATCTTTCTCTGTCCTCATCAACGAGCCATCCTATTTAGGATAGTAGCTGGCTAATAGTAGCTGCCTATGCTGTCTACATCACGAAAGCAACTGCTCTCtagggtgtctctctctcatttgcaggctgtccctttctctctgtctgcccgcGCAAGTCCATGCAGCTGTAGGTGCAATGGATTGTGGTCATTTTAGTCAATTACCACATTTTCTGCACTAAACTATGTGGAATAtttattttcctgttgaaaacTACAACGTCCCGAAGTATGtgcttgatttgatttctctctagagaaacggCACATTGAGCTCACATAATAAACTAActtaatggaattcaaataattgaaccgacgtCAGAGAATTGGTTGTTCTGAAACATTTTAATTACAGCTAAATCGCTCAATACTACTCACCATATCTTCATGTTTCGCAGTATTGGCCCGCTCTTTGTCAAAGGATATGGCGTGTAAGTTATTTTCCTCGTCCAGGCGCTCattttgtctctccatctcttgcaCAATATTCTATTGGACAGAAAAAGAAAATGCGTAGTCAATTTAAACActatggagaagaaaaaaataataaaagatCTAATAAttgtcagcatgacaatgacatgTGATCAAGATAATATTTCTTAGAGACTCACCTCCAATTCCTGGATCTTTTCCAGAGATAAAGTGGCAGATTTTTCAGACAGCTTTTGCTTTTCTTTAAGTTCTTCGCCCTGAGGGGAACCCAGTAGAAATATACTGTCAAAACATTATGTACCTTAATTCACATTGAACTCAAAAGTCTGGATCTTAGTCAGTGAAAAGTCTCTGCAACTTACCTGTTGCTGCAGTTCAGCGACCTTTTGGAGTATCTCCTTCTTCTCTTGTTCAAGCTTTTTCATCCTGTCCACCATTTCTTTTTCAGTAGCGAATAAAAACCATGACAAGAGTATgaaatcagacatggtttacacaTGACAAGAACACCAGCCTGTAAGCAATATGAATGAGGATTCACTATGCACCCTAAATAGCCAGAGAGAAGAACTTACTTAGATATGACTTGCTTTTGACCTGTGAGAAGGAAAAGAAAAGTGGCAGCAAACAGCCTCCTCAACGGTAGCATACAATACATCATAGAATAACATAAAGCAATCAGATGATGAAATTATGAAAGCAGTAACTGTGCAACAACGACTTACAGATAGAATGCTCCTCCAGAAGAGGAAGCCGATGACCCCGGCACCTGCAGTGATCCAGCACGGGTTCACAGGACACGCCGTAGAAGTCTGGACCTGGCTTCCAGTGCTCTGGCAGGCTGGTGACCAATCTGGGGAAGAGACAGGTCCAATCAGTGTTACTACAGCACCATGTCAGGCTTAGCAAATAAGTTGGGTAATAGCTGGGCTGAGATGACAGAAGAAAATAAGTGATGTTAAAAACATTGAACTAAACCATCAGGCATTCCAGTGTTCTGTTTACAAGCATGGCTAATGGTTATCCCACTGAGCACCCTCTCAGTCAATGCAGAGGCATATCTTCAGATCAAATCAAGGTGGGTTTAGAAAtagatgtagcctataacctagtTGTTGATCAAAATCAATAGAGAGAGGATTTGCCTTGACCTTATGTAATTAATGGGGATTGGATTGGACTGGGGCCCTACCACTGTCCAACCATGGTGACCTTTGCACAATACAGAACTTCCATCGCAGTCGCTCAGTGAAATTCAGGGATTggctaaattaatcaccacagaGTGGATCTAACTAACAAGCCTTAGGCCTATGTGGATTTAGAGTGCAAAAGATTGCATCATGTAGCCTTTCATCCCTGTAAAATGGCCAATATACAAAACAGATGATTACATAACATATCACTAGACATGAGCCACATGTAGATTTTAATGGCATGTAACCTCAAGTGATAGTTATGTAAGGGGAAGCTGTCAAAGCAAAATTCAACAACTTGAAGGCACCTCTCGATCTGAGACCCAGATATAGGAAGAACGGATACTGCTAGTCTGGAAAGTGAGCCATTTTTTAAATGAGGAAGAGGACAGGCAAATGAAGTTGCCAACAAGATTCAGTTTCAATGTAGCTAGCCAGCCAGAAATGTGGCGGCCTAAGACTtgactagccagctagctacattgtaGCCAACTACTTACATATCGAAGTACAAGACAGTACAAGACAGGCAGTTGATCAGATTCTGTCATCAGGGGCAAAGTGGGTAAAGGGGTTGTTTCTTCCGAATCCATCGCTACTGTACGTTACTTTGACAGTTGAGCTGGCTATCTAGTTAGTTTGGCTTGTGACTTGCAATGCAACTCGTTTGCGTAAACCCGAAAATCCTCATTTCACCAACTGATCAACGTAGTCGACTACTGGAGAGGATCCTTCATCGTGGTTCTCTTTACCCAGGAGAGGACAATATGTACCTATCTTTCTAGCTACTATAACCTAAGCTTGAAGGTTAGCTTGCCAATGCTGGCTCTGCTTCGCCAACAACATGTCTACTAGCCTCCTTTTAGAGTTCTGAACGTGATTACTTTCTAAGCAAAACGCACAAAGCCTGGTAAAACGAGCGGGGTATCATTTATATCCCACTCAATAAGCAAAACACTGGCTGTGGACACTTAACTTCAGTCTACACTTCACTAGAACAAGTCAACAAAAAAATGGGAAAGGATCACTGAACCTGGGCTGCATTCAGTACGTTTTTACGTTCTGGAACGTTTAATTTAACGGAAACGGTGCTGTACTCAACTACCAGTTGAAAAAAGGGGAAGGGTTGGGTAACGCTGTCAGCATGGCAAATGCCGCCccccaaataaaaataatacatgcaTTGTCCCAGCAATAATATAATAAGTATGAATACTTGAGTCCTAAGCACTACATGCAGGCAATTAGTCAATTACAATAGGAAGGAAAGCCCATTCACAAGAGAGAAATACATGAAGTAACTTACCATAACACCATATATTCCAAGATACTCATAAAACAGGGTGACGAGACGACCAGATAAAATTAGCACTGATACGAATGATGAACCACTCTGCTCATCTTCATGGAAATCAGTGACAGCAGGTGACTCCAGAGATCCTGGAAATACAGcacaagcaaattaggttaatGCATACAGTTTACATCTCACCACAATTTCAAAAGTAGGGAAGTATAATGAACACCTACCTGAGGGAGGGTGATCCATGTCTACGCTAAGTCCCATGTCCAAGGTATTTTCAGACATATCCCCATCTTTTGAAACAGTTCAGAGAGGTTCAAACAGTGAGTAAATGTTCATGCATTGCAATCTAACTGGCATTGTCAGGAAGTGTATTTGTTCTGTCAACAGATTACTATTTACTTTGTTGTACTTCTTGGGCATTTCTTAAACAGCTTATTCTGCAAACCAAATCTCCAGGCATTATTATCATGTCATTAGCAATGTATGAGACTTTCcaaatatttatttaacaaaaGGTTTTAATCCTCCTATACTCTGACATGAACATAAACTGAAAAAAAGCATTATTACCTGTGTCAGGGTGTAGTTGACTGCCCACTGCCATGGGAGCACTGTTTCTGGCCGTTGAGTACTTCTGACGCAGGGTGAACACCAATTTCTGGAAGTCGTCCAAGATGGAAGCTTCCTCAAGAAACTCACCAGCCTCCTGCTGCTGGTCAGCGTTCTCATGGGCATCCAGCATCCTCTCAATCTCATCCAGGATTGGGGTTTCAGAGGCTTCCAAAATGGCTTCCAGCACCTTTTCAATGTCCTCACGGGCGTTTGTCTGGGACAGCCGGGCAGCCTTCAGCTCCAGGTCAAAAAACAGGAACTCCAACCTAAAGAGGTTCACGGGACCTAGAATCTTTTGGAGGCGCTCCATATCCTCCTCCTTGCAGCGGTCTCGCAATAGTGTCAGCCTCAACACATTGTCAC
The nucleotide sequence above comes from Salvelinus namaycush isolate Seneca unplaced genomic scaffold, SaNama_1.0 Scaffold1320, whole genome shotgun sequence. Encoded proteins:
- the LOC120036379 gene encoding transport and Golgi organization protein 1 homolog, producing MMDVSRVQTTLSVVEEERDRFMTKLLNEEKSRKELEEQFQKLEHDILLVKSDKNHLENQYKTLQQKNDIMTEMYQQKENALQQKLTKEEFERPNKEDRLTEMDGKALEEEVKVCRQRVKEIQDELKWTEKFYKAQIIEQEQKSHENWVIARAAERALIDEKKETTNIRNLLTDMSSKLKELCRPLFKPTPGMAPMPLLTR